In Macaca fascicularis isolate 582-1 chromosome 12, T2T-MFA8v1.1, the genomic stretch tatatattgaatttttatatttatatattgaatttttaaaactgaatatacAGCCAtctttatatatgaatatatatcagccatttttatatataagaatatatacatttatatatatactttatatatacttgtatattaagtatatagatatatatacacacacatatatatattcatatatcttTAAAGATGgtggtcttgctatattgcccaggcttgtcctgAACTCTCAAGCTCAaggaattttcctgcctcagccacccgagtaccATCATGCCactttgtatattatttttatactcagaaataaaattacaaaagagaTTTCCCTTTTTTTGAAGGCATCAGATCACTCCAGAAGTGAAccatctgaaaaaaatctttGATATTTATGTTGTCTCATGAAATCCTTGCATATGCTTTCTTCATTCGTGTTGCTAatatgaaaatgaagataattttgcATAAACCCTGGGTTTGACAATATTAACATACATATTCCATTTTCTTAACTTTCATGATTGCGCTTCTCCAGCCAAACCAGGTGaagtctgaattttatttttattttattttattttatttttttttttttatttttttattttttttgagacggagtcttgctctgtcgcccgagctggagtgcagtggccagatctcagctcactgcaagctccgcctcctgggttcacgccattcttctgcctcagcctcccgagtagctgggactacaggcgcccaccacctcgcccggctagttttttgtatttttttagtaaagacggggtttcaccatgttagctaggatggtcttgatcttgtgacctcgtgatccgcccgtctcagcctcccaaagtgctgggattacaggcttgagccaccgcgcccggccgaagtcTGAATTTTAATCAGGACCTGGTATTTCCCCTTGAAATTAATTAGCTAATTCCACACTAGGGCCAGAATCTTGAGGACTCTCTGCCTCTGATACTGGGAGTGGCATCCTGAAAGAAAGGAAGTGTCTGATCTTCAGTGCAAATGAGATTTATCCTTTGTCCTGGGCTCTAGGACTTAACAAAGAATCTTTGAAATTTTATTCAGATCACAATTATGCAGTAAAAGTGAGTTGCAGAGTGGTCAGAATCCCCAGTCTTTcaaatgtctctactaaaaatacaaaaattagctgggcgcagtggcgggtgcctgtagtcccagctactccggagtctgaggcaggagaatggcgtgaacctgggaggctgagcttgcagtgagccgagatcgcgccactgcactcctgcctgggcgacagagcaagtctcccgtctcaaaaaaaaaaaaaaaaaaaagtgactttggAAATAATGTGGCATAAATATTCCAAGGGGTTTAGACTAGAGTATAAAAACATGGTtttggacaggcatggtggctcacgcctgtaatcccagcactttgggaggctgaggtgggcagatcacttgaggtcaggagttcaagaccagcctggccaacatggtgaaaccctacttctaccaaaaataaaaaattatctgggggtgttggtgggcacctgaggcaggtggatcccttgaatctgggagcagaggttgcagtgagccgagatcgtgtcactgcactccagcctgggcaataagagtgagactctgttgcaaaacaacaacaacaacaacaacaacaaacatggTTTAAACAACTGGCATGGAGAGATACATCCTGCTCTTCCTCACAGTGGACCCATTGGTATAGTTGGTTAGAAACATTTAAGGCCCTAAGACGAGGATTCCTACTAAGTGGCTCTATCTGTTCTTCAAGTGGGCACCTACGTACAGGATGGATCGGAACCACAGAGGCCTCTGTGTCATTGTCAACAACCACAGCTTTATCTCCCTGCGGGACAGACGAGGAACCCATAAAGATGCTGGTAAGAAAGTCTAGCATAGTTTATCAAGTGCAAATTGGggatcttaaaattattttttattttcacatttttttctgtgacttttattttccatatatgtGTAAGGATGATTATTATGTTTCTGAGCCTCTTGTATATCCCTGGGGCATCACCCAGTCTGCTAAAGAGTAGCAAGAGTCTTTGACTATTCACAATTCTGAATAGAGGAGAGCGTGTACTGGGGGAGAGCATGCTGGACTGGCACGAGACAACCTGGGTGTGAGCTCCAACTCCACCACTAACTAGGTGTGTGATCATGGGAGAGTCAAGAGACCTCAGCTTCTTCAACTGTGAAACAGATGAAATGAAACACTGGCCACTGCCAATTCTCAGGACTGTTGTGACAACACTGGGTATTACATGATAGGAGATTCATTGTAAGATTTTAtggttatgaaaataaaaataatccaaagcTTTAGGCTATTTGCTGTGCAATTTTTGTAACTATTagcatcatttcattttttttttttggagacatagtcttgctctgttgcccaggctggagtgcagtggtgtagttgcagctcactgcaaccactgcctcccaggctcaagccattctcatgccttagcctcccgagtagcagggattacaggcgtgagccaccacacctggctaatttttgtatttttagtagagatggtgttttgctatgttggccagactggtctcaaactcctgacctcaagtgatccacctgcctcggccttccaaagtgctgagattacaggtgtgagccactgcacccggccttgtttaagttcttccttttgttttgcatcatttttttatttcccctttctctctctctctctccttttttttttcttttttaaacagagatCCTGAAGGGTGTGTTCCAGTGGCTTGGGTTCACAGTGCATATATACAATAATGTGACGAAAGGGGAAATGGAGGAGGTCCTGCAGAAGGAGAAGTGCAATCCAGCCCATGCCGACGGggactgcttcgtgttctgtatTCTGACCCATGGGGAAGACGGAGCTGTCTACTCTTCGGATGAGGCCCTCATTCCCATTCGGGAAATCATGTCTCACTTCACAGCCCTGCAGTGCCCTGGACTGGCTGAAAAACCTAAACTCTTTTTCATCCAGGCCTGCCAAGGTGAAAAGATACAGCTTTCCAAATCCATCGAAGCAGATGCTCTGAACCCTGAGCAGGCACCCACTTCCCTGCAGGACAGTATTCCCGTCGAGGCTGACTTCCTACTTGGTCTGGCCACTGTCCCAGGCTATGTATCCTTTCGGCATGTGGAGGAAGGCAGCTGGTATATTCAATCTCTGTGTAATCATCTGAAGGTCTTGGTCCCAAGGtgagagttcttttttttctttcatttttaattaattagttttatttattttttattttactctcattCAACACCTTTGGTAAGGGTGAGAGTTCTAAATTGTTCTGTCCATGTACCTGTTCATCCATCTGCCTACCTTTCtgtttatctatttatccatctatccatctatccatccatccatccatccatccatccatccatccatccatccatccatccatccatctagcAACCTTGTATTGAGTACCAGCCTGGACCTGGAAAGGaagataaagttaaaaaaaagacagggtcatTGCCCTCAGGTTGCTTATAAGCTAGAGGGATAGACAAACAGACGGGGAAGGGCATCCCCAGCTGGTAAGTGCACATTGTGAAGTATAGGTGTTACGGGAACATGCAGAATGACTACCTTGCCCAGATTTGAAGG encodes the following:
- the CASP10 gene encoding caspase-10 isoform X2; the protein is MVVPKLLRNIEKYKREKAAQIATPPVDKEAESLYQGEEELVSQTDIKTFLEALPQEESQQDKHARSNGNRATDGAPSLVSRGLQGASANTLNSETSTKWAPTYRMDRNHRGLCVIVNNHSFISLRDRRGTHKDAEILKGVFQWLGFTVHIYNNVTKGEMEEVLQKEKCNPAHADGDCFVFCILTHGEDGAVYSSDEALIPIREIMSHFTALQCPGLAEKPKLFFIQACQGEKIQLSKSIEADALNPEQAPTSLQDSIPVEADFLLGLATVPGYVSFRHVEEGSWYIQSLCNHLKVLVPRREDILSILTAVNDDVSRRVDKQGTKKQMPQPAFTLRKKLVFPVPLDALSL